From the Clarias gariepinus isolate MV-2021 ecotype Netherlands chromosome 3, CGAR_prim_01v2, whole genome shotgun sequence genome, one window contains:
- the smcr8a gene encoding guanine nucleotide exchange protein smcr8a codes for MIGSPDVVAFTKDDDFEDSYTDPCLLPEEFSVPLFPHANSNPWLKTSYAKFAKDFILISEFSEQVGPQPLLTIPDDPKVCGTFDLNYFSLRIMSVDYQASFVGHPPGTSYPKLNFVEDSKVVLGDSKEGAFAYVHHLTLYDLEARGFVRPFCMAYISADERKIMQQFQLLSSGFSRASECLKSGNRKAFANELEKKLRDLEYTRSVLHRETEVQKTNSGCYSTQVIEKANELANVERSIYEHKDLLKQITSYPNSKRKDADQERYEAETRADTSEPDHTLSSNHSGDGDKHVVTDGDAQPPSYIPQLIKAKSAKCFDKRLKTLEELCESDFFHHTMDQLSAIEKAFRGDLCFLYTSQVDRALLSKQKITSFLFEYEGDDDEDLSSRNLYNPNRSVFSGQPLVLESYAGYAERTENKLVLETTEGPPESSTSDVTQETSEDANDTEMKGSFSSDRSIEAFANFSPGNHDGFPRTHTNVACTVTSSEKEENAPSVGKASSSGEHEPDLDHGETEHLIQMDAACCMGQDGFIYEEPEPVLERREDTVVKCEPLSLLQRDPTVQDDYVLGETPQAVPSPSMRLMLPELNPSPVCEELVRLTVEDVSDNGSYMSTSTSSDRAASPFTYGSPITLKQKKKAGHSALRFIRQYPFAQQAIFCLLSGRTLVVLGADEGTVRKLVSALLIFVPNLGKCGETVQPWLSTSFQLSDLQRWKLIGLQRVVSPAGTSLLHSLSRYSRYIGILDCDNKTLRCPAYKGTIIGHMADHRTQIKRGSTYYLHVQSVLTQLTAKAFLYTFCHHLHLPVSTDQDAESVVRRRTNFLLQLGYTEEESKIIRFLSELVKQHYLQGPFKGVSQSHFSFSYTTSYLYKI; via the exons ATGATCGGATCCCCAGATGTGGTGGCTTTTACCAAAGATGATGATTTTGAAGATTCCTACACAGACCCGTGCTTGCTCCCAGAGGAGTTTTCTGTGCCTTTGTTTCCTCATGCAAACTCCAATCCATGGTTAAAAACATCCTATGCAAAATTCGCCAAGGATTTCATCCTTATCTCGGAGTTTTCCGAGCAGGTCGGTCCACAGCCGTTACTCACCATCCCGGATGATCCCAAAGTCTGCGGGACGTTCGACCTTAATTACTTTTCTCTACGCATCATGTCCGTGGACTACCAGGCTTCGTTCGTGGGACACCCCCCTGGCACGAGTTATCCCAAGCTCAACTTTGTCGAGGACTCGAAAGTCGTCCTGGGCGATTCCAAGGAAGGAGCATTCGCCTACGTGCACCACCTGACCCTCTACGACTTGGAGGCGCGCGGCTTCGTGCGTCCTTTCTGCATGGCGTATATCTCTGCGGATGAGCGAAAGATCATGCAGCAGTTCCAGCTGCTCTCGTCTGGATTTTCCCGGGCTTCCGAGTGCTTAAAATCAGGGAACAGGAAAGCCTTTGCGAACGAATTGGAAAAGAAACTGAGGGACCTGGAGTACACGCGGTCCGTCCTGCACAGAGAGACCGAGGTGCAGAAAACCAACAGCGGCTGTTATTCCACGCAGGTCATCGAGAAAGCTAATGAACTGGCCAACGTGGAGAGATCCATCTACGAGCATAAAGATTTGTTGAAACAGATCACGTCTTATCCAAACAGTAAAAGGAAAGACGCCGATCAGGAGCGGTATGAAGCAGAAACTAGAGCTGACACAAGCGAGCCTGACCACACACTGTCTTCTAATCATTCCGGGGATGGAGATAAACATGTGGTAACGGATGGTGATGCTCAGCCGCCGTCTTACATTCCCCAGCTGATCAAAGCGAAATCTGCGAAATGTTTCGATAAACGATTAAAAACCCTGGAAGAGCTTTGCGAATCTGACTTTTTCCACCACACCATGGACCAACTGAGCGCGATCGAGAAGGCATTCCGAGGTGATCTTTGCTTCCTTTACACCAGCCAGGTCGATCGGGCTCTCCTGAGTAAGCAGAAGATCACCAGCTTTCTTTTCGAGTACGAAGGCGATGACGATGAAGACCTCAGCTCCAGGAACCTCTACAACCCAAACCGCTCTGTTTTTTCGGGTCAGCCGTTGGTCCTTGAGTCCTACGCCGGTTACGCTGAAAGAACTGAGAATAAGCTGGTACTTGAAACGACGGAAGGACCTCCAGAGTCCAGTACCTCAGACGTTACGCAGGAAACCTCAGAAGACGCTAACGACACAGAAATGAAAGGGAGCTTCAGCAGTGACCGGAGCATTGAGGCTTTTGCAAACTTTAGCCCGGGAAATCACGACGGTTTTCCGAGAACGCACACGAACGTGGCTTGTACTGTGACCTCATCTGAGAAAGAAGAAAACGCTCCGTCTGTCGGAAAGGCGTCATCCTCAGGAGAGCACGAACCCGACCTCGATCACGGTGAAACAGAACATCTGATTCAGATGGACGCAGCATGCTGCATGGGACAGGACGGTTTCATCTACGAGGAGCCTGAACCGGTCCTGGAGCGTCGTGAGGACACGGTTGTCAAGTGCGAGCCCCTGTCCCTGCTCCAAAGGGACCCTACCGTGCAAGACGACTACGTGTTGGGAGAGACACCGCAGGCCGTACCGAGTCCCAGCATGAGGCTGATGCTTCCTGAACTCAACCCTAGCCCTGTGTGTGAGGAGCTGGTGAGACTGACCGTGGAAGATGTTTCCGACAACGGCAGTTACATGAGCACCTCGACCAGCTCCGACAGAGCGGCCTCGCCTTTCACCTACGGCAGCCCCATCACGctgaagcagaagaagaagGCGGGCCACAGCGCCCTGCGCTTCATCAGGCAGTACCCGTTTGCTCAGCAAGCCATCTTCTGCCTGCTAAGCGGAAGAACGCTGGTGGTTCTGGGAGCTGACGAAGGTACCGTGAGGAAGCTGGTGAGCGCGTTGTTGATTTTCGTTCCAAACCTCGGGAAGTGCGGAGAAACCGTGCAGCCGTGGCTCTCCACGTCGTTTCAGCTAAGCGACCTCCAGAGATGGAAACTCATTGGATTGCAGAG GGTGGTCTCTCCAGCGGGTACGAGCTTGCTCCATTCCCTGAGCCGCTACAGCCGATATATCGGCATCCTGGACTGTGACAACAAGACGCTCCGATGCCCCGCCTACAAAGGAACAATAATCGGTCACATGGCGGACCACAGGACGCAGATCAAACGCGGCAGCACCTACTATCTCCACGTGCAGAGCGTATTAACTCAGCTCACAGCCAAGGCCTTCCTTTACACTTTCTGCCACCACCTCCACCTGCCCGTCAGTACGGACCAGGACGCCGAGTCGGTGGTGCGGCGCAGGACTAACTTCTTGTTGCAGCTCGGCTACACCGAGGAGgagagtaaaataatccgcttCTTGAGCGAGCTGGTCAAGCAGCATTACCTTCAGGGGCCTTTTAAGGGGGTCAGCCAGTCTCACTTCAGTTTCAGTTACACCACCAGCTATTTGtacaaaatctaa
- the top3a gene encoding DNA topoisomerase 3-alpha produces the protein MISVGRSVCVWADLGIRRSLSISMIRRTQIKKVLCVAEKNDAAKGIAEIMSSGRSRRKEGYSVYNKIYEYEYNLFGQNVTVCMTSVSGHLLALEFKAPFQKWHSCNPVLLFDAEVEKYCPENFVSIKRTLEREARQCQALVIWTDCDREGENIGYEIIDVCKAVKQNIQVFRARFSEITPNSIRRACETLTEPDVNVSDAVDVRQELDLRIGAAFTRFQTLRLQKIFPESLSNQLISYGSCQFPTLGFVVERFKAIQAFIPENFFKIKVVHEPNEEESVEFSWKRHRLFNHTACLVLYHICMEDPMARVMSVTSKPKSKWRPLPLDTVELEKLASRKLKISAKETMKIAEKLYTQGFISYPRTETNMFPKNLNLIPLVEQQTQDNQWGAFAQGILESGGPTPRNGNKSDQAHPPIHPTKYTSSLQGNEKRLYEFIVRHFLACCSKDAQGQEVIVEIDIAEEKFSASGLTIIARNYLEVYPYEKWYNKVIPLYTPETTFQPTAIEMVEGQTSPPQLLTEADLISLMEKHGIGTDATHAEHIETIKSRMYVGLTDDQRFLPGELGMGLVEGYNSMGYEMSKPDLRAELEADLKLVSEGRKDKTSVLRHHVSKYKTVFIESARKAKKLDEALSNYLGQAQEYTEQEEQELEMPLPVRKCPQCSRDMVLKKKKESTGKFLSCMGYPSCKAAVWFPDTVLEVSRDDSICPTCRPHPVNMLKFKFKRGSLPPGMPLEFVGCVGGCDETLREVLNLKYLRSGGGGGGDSSTRVNHISASRQSSYAVTNPALQSTSESTPLPPRPRADTRRPTPPNTTPAWSIQASQSTHNNVVCNCGQDALLLTVRKEGPNQGRQFYKCNTGNCNFFLWAEEPNEQRGSAGRSGSLGHPRPSSQPPRPSLGFGNTPQQRQGSRGSGGGGEDCMCNCNVPAVTRTVMKEGPNKGRAFLTCSQPREQQCGFFQWVDENVAPAALGNARENNSKWTARKKNEASSNKASAPKRQRNCGICHQPGHTRATCPQGR, from the exons atgATCTCCGTGGGcaggtcggtgtgtgtgtgggcagatCTCGGGATTCGTCGCTCCTTATCCATCAGTATGATCAGAAGAACTCAGATTAAGAAGGTGCTTTGCGTCGCGGAGAAAAACGATGCGGCTAAAGGCATCGCGGAGATCATGTCGAGTGGCAGGTCGaggaga AAAGAAGGATATTCAGTCTACAACAAGATCTATGAGTATGAATATAATCTGTTTGGACAG aATGTCACTGTCTGTATGACGTCTGTGTCAGGACACCTTTTAGCCCTTGAGTTCAAAGCACCTTTTCAGAAATG GCACAGCTGTAATCCAGTCTTGCTGTTCGATGCAGAAGTGGAAAAGTATTGCCCTGAAAACTTTGTATCAATTAAG AGGACCTTGGAGAGAGAGGCCAGGCAGTGTCAAGCTCTGGTCATCTGGACTGATTGTGATCGCGAAGGAGAAAACATCGGATACGAGATAATTGATGTCTGCAAAGCTG TCAAGCAGAACATTCAGGTGTTTCGTGCTCGGTTCTCTGAGATTACTCCTAATTCCATTAGGAGAGCCTGCGAGACTCTGACTGAGCCGGACGTTAACGTCAGCGATGCTGTGGATGTCAGACAGGAGCTCGATCTCCGTATCG GAGCTGCGTTTACAAGGTTCCAGACTTTACGGCTGCAAAAAATCTTCCCAGAGTCTCTGTCTAATCAGCTGATCAGTTACGGGAGCTGTCAGTTTCCGACCCTGGGCTTCGTGGTGGAGAGGTTTAAAGCCATTCAAGCGTTCATCCCTGAAAACTTCTTTAAAATTAAAG TGGTTCATGAGCCTAACGAGGAGGAATCTGTGGAGTTCAGCTGGAAAAGACATCGACTGTTCAACCACACGGCTTGTCTCGTGCTTTACCACATCTGCATGGAG GATCCCATGGCGAGAGTGATGTCTGTAACAAGTAAACCAAAAAGCAAATGGCGTCCGTTACCCCTTGACACAGTG gaaCTAGAAAAACTAGCTTCGAGGAAGTTGAAGATAAGCGCTAAAGAAACCATGAAAATAGCCGAGAAGCTGTACACACAAGG GTTCATCAGTTACCCTCGTACCGAGACCAACATGTTTCCGAAAAACCTGAACCTGATCCCGCTTGTGGAGCAGCAGACTCAGGACAACCAATGGGGGGCTTTCGCTCAAGGCATTTTGGAAAGCGGTGGGCCGACACCTCGAAATGGAAACAAATCAGACCAGGCCCATCCTCCCATTCACCCTACCAAGTACACAAGCAGTCTCCAG gGAAATGAGAAACGTTTGTACGAGTTTATCGTTCGTCACTTCCTGGCCTGTTGCTCCAAGGATGCGCAGGGTCAGGAGGTGATTGTAGAAATCGACATCGCTGAAGAGAAATTCTCTGCAAGTGGACTGACCATTATTGCTCGGAACTATCTCGAGGTTTACCCATATGAAAAGTGGTACAATAAG GTTATTCCCTTATATACACCCGAAACAACATTCCAGCCAACCGCTATTGAGATGGTGGAAGGACAGACCAGCCCACCTCAGCTCCTCACCGAGGCTGACTTGATCTCTTTAATGGAGAAGCATGGCATCG GCACAGACGCAACACACGCCGAACACATTGAGACCATCAAGAGCCGCATGTATGTGGGCCTGACGGATGATCAGAGGTTCCTTCCTGGGGAGCTCGGGATGGGTCTCGTTGAAG GGTACAACTCTATGGGCTATGAAATGTCCAAGCCGGACCTGAGGGCAGAGCTGGAGGCGGATCTGAAGCTTGTGTCTGAAGGCCGGAAGGACAAGACATCTGTCCTCAGACACCATGTGTCAAAGTACAAGACAGTTTTTATAGAATCTGCCAGAAAGGCAAAGAA GTTGGATGAGGCTCTGTCCAATTATTTAGGCCAGGCCCAGGAGTATACAGAGCAAGAAGAACAGGAGTTAGAGATGCCGCTACCGGTGCGGAAGTGTCCGCAGTGCAGCCGAGACatggtcctgaaaaagaagaaggagagcACAGG GAAGTTTCTTTCATGCATGGGCTACCCGAGCTGTAAGGCAGCAGTATGGTTTCCAGACACGGTGCTGGAGGTCAGCAGAGACGACAGCATCTGTCCCACATGTCGCCCACATCCTGTCAACAT GCTGAAGTTCAAGTTCAAAAGGGGAAGTCTACCACCAGGGATGCCTCTTGAGTTTGTTGGGTGTGTTGGTGGCTGTGATGAGACTCTGAGAGAAGTCCTGAATTTGAAGTATCTCCgaagtggaggaggaggaggaggagattcCAGCACTCGAGTTAATCACATTTCAGCGTCACGCCAGTCGAGTTATGCAGTAACCAATCCAGCACTTCAGTCCACGTCTGAAAGCACACCACTGCCTCCGAGACCAAGAGCAGACACTCGTAGACCTACTCCTCCTAACACCACACCAGCCTGGTCCATACAGGCGTCACAGTCCACCCATAACAATGTTGTGTGTAACTGCGGCCAGGATGCGCTTCTCCTCACCGTGCGTAAAGAGGGCCCCAACCAAGGCCGTCAGTTCTACAAGTGCAACACAGGGAACTGTAATTTCTTCCTGTGGGCCGAAGAGCCGAACGAGCAGCGCGGGTCGGCAGGGAGGAGCGGGTCGTTGGGACACCCGCGCCCCAGCTCTCAACCGCCCAGGCCTTCTCTTGGCTTTGGAAATACACCACAACAGAGGCAGGGGAGCAGAGGATCTGGGGGAGGTGGAGAGGATTGTATGTGTAACTGTAATGTACCTGCAGTCACAAGGACCGTCATGAAAGAGGGGCCGAACAAGGGCAGAGCGTTCCTCACCTGCAGCCAACCGAGGGAACAGCAGTGTGGCTTCTTTCAGTGGGTGGATGAGAACGTTGCTCCGG CTGCTCTAGGAAATGCACGAGAAAACAACAGCAAATGGACTGCCAGGAAGAAGAACGAGGCCTCTTCAAACAAGGCTTCTGCCCCTAAAAGGCAGAGGAATTGTGGAATTTGCCATCAGCCGGGCCATACGCGTGCCACCTGTCCTCAGGGCCGGTGA